A genome region from Acidimicrobiia bacterium includes the following:
- a CDS encoding NADH-quinone oxidoreductase subunit M: MEWFDTWGLSLIVFLPLVGALLLMLLPREQEESHKWISLITTAIVLVLSVVAAANFDYGAAKSFQYEVNESWISAIGAYYHVGIDGISLPLLVLSGFVTLLSVIYSWNHWEEPRNPRAFLALMLVLLTGMNGTFVALDLVLFFIFFELVLLPMYFMIGIWGDKSERELPVFGKTVSVRLYAAIKFFLFTLFGSAFMLLGFLALYFNSADSVARRTFDIPALIARAPELTMLPVAGWIFAGLFLGFAVKVPMFPFHTWLPDAHTAAPTVGSVLLAAILLKLGAYGFIRIAIPILPEQAKQWAPIIAILAVIGIIYGALACLAQTDMKRLIAFSSVGHMGFVMLGIATLTDVGINAAIIGMVAHGVITGLLFFLAGSMSHRYHTRDMGRLGGNQSLMPMLGGILAFTAMASLGLPGLAGFWGEFMSLLGAYNPLEGLSIGLFRTAMVIGAVGTVLTAGYLLWMLQKVNLGEPNAEWDGHEFHDVDKFEMAAWVPLIVTIIAIGVYPKIVFGATTDAVQALVQTAFGG, from the coding sequence GTGTTCCTCCCGCTGGTGGGGGCCCTGCTCTTGATGCTCCTCCCGCGGGAGCAAGAAGAGAGCCATAAGTGGATATCGCTGATCACGACGGCCATCGTGCTGGTTCTAAGCGTCGTGGCAGCCGCCAATTTCGACTACGGCGCCGCCAAGTCGTTCCAGTATGAGGTGAATGAGTCGTGGATCTCGGCGATCGGCGCTTACTACCACGTTGGGATCGACGGCATCAGCCTCCCGTTGCTCGTGCTGTCGGGGTTCGTGACGCTGTTGTCGGTCATCTACTCCTGGAATCACTGGGAGGAGCCGCGCAATCCGAGGGCCTTCCTGGCCCTGATGCTCGTTCTCCTGACCGGAATGAACGGGACGTTCGTGGCGCTCGATCTGGTGCTGTTCTTCATCTTCTTCGAACTCGTGCTGTTGCCGATGTACTTCATGATCGGCATCTGGGGTGACAAGTCCGAACGGGAACTCCCGGTGTTCGGCAAGACGGTGTCGGTGCGCCTCTATGCGGCGATCAAGTTCTTCCTGTTCACCCTGTTTGGCTCTGCGTTCATGCTGCTGGGTTTCCTGGCGCTCTACTTCAACTCGGCGGACTCGGTTGCCCGTCGGACGTTCGACATTCCGGCCCTCATCGCTCGAGCGCCTGAGCTGACGATGCTGCCGGTGGCCGGGTGGATCTTCGCCGGCCTATTCCTCGGCTTCGCGGTCAAGGTTCCGATGTTCCCGTTCCACACCTGGCTGCCCGACGCCCACACGGCGGCGCCGACCGTGGGTTCTGTGTTGCTGGCGGCCATCCTGCTGAAGCTCGGCGCGTACGGCTTCATCCGGATCGCAATCCCGATCTTGCCAGAGCAGGCCAAGCAGTGGGCGCCGATCATCGCGATTCTGGCGGTTATCGGGATCATCTACGGTGCGCTGGCGTGTCTTGCCCAAACCGACATGAAGCGCCTCATCGCCTTCTCCTCGGTCGGGCACATGGGCTTCGTGATGCTCGGCATCGCTACCCTCACCGACGTCGGCATCAACGCCGCCATCATCGGCATGGTTGCCCACGGCGTGATCACCGGTCTGTTGTTCTTCCTGGCCGGATCGATGAGCCATCGTTATCACACCCGCGACATGGGCCGTCTCGGCGGCAACCAGTCGCTGATGCCGATGCTGGGTGGCATCCTTGCGTTCACGGCGATGGCCTCCCTCGGTCTGCCGGGACTGGCCGGATTCTGGGGCGAATTCATGTCGCTGCTCGGCGCTTATAACCCGCTGGAAGGTCTGTCGATCGGGCTGTTCCGCACTGCCATGGTGATCGGAGCGGTCGGAACGGTACTGACCGCCGGCTATCTGCTCTGGATGCTCCAGAAGGTGAACCTCGGCGAACCGAACGCTGAGTGGGACGGGCACGAATTCCACGATGTTGACAAATTCGAGATGGCGGCCTGGGTGCCGCTCATCGTCACAATCATCGCCATCGGCGTGTATCCGAAGATCGTGTTCGGGGCGACCACCGACGCGGTGCAGGCACTCGTCCAGACTGCCTTTGGAGGCTGA
- a CDS encoding NADH-quinone oxidoreductase subunit N, with translation MGYDIDYLALAPEITLAITAMVVLSLDLVLTRKNKYWTAIAAVLGVGFAAFPLITLAVSDVGARSMFDGSYVVDDFALVLKGLFVAAGYLVLLMSVQYIESDRYYQGEYYFLLLMSILGSVVMASARDLIILFIGLELVSGPLFLLAGWRKGDARSNEASLKYFLLGVLSAAIMLYGMSLLYGATGEVTFDGIREASAGLVGEPLFIVAVLFVVIGFAFKVSAVPFHFWAPDTYEGAPTPITAYLSVSSKAAGFVGLLIITYRALPEASAVWGPALWIMAVLSMTVANLTALRQQNIVRLLAYSSIAQAGFMLVPFAVAGVSNDPDALEAAFAATITYLIIYAFMNLGAFAVVIAGARRTRTGDIDGWAGFGRYSPGLGFLAAVFFFSLAGIPPLAGWYAKFVMFSSALGGGSVWTGLLAAIAAVNAVIAFYYYARVVKTIWMDEAPEMIEIDDQPVIGSLRLALALSAAVVFVAGFFPDIINFFSQTTKLLAAG, from the coding sequence GTGGGCTACGACATCGACTACCTGGCGCTGGCGCCTGAGATCACCCTGGCGATAACGGCGATGGTGGTGCTCAGCCTCGACCTCGTCCTGACCAGGAAGAACAAGTACTGGACGGCGATCGCCGCGGTGCTCGGTGTCGGCTTTGCCGCGTTCCCGCTGATCACGCTGGCCGTGTCCGACGTGGGGGCTCGCTCGATGTTCGACGGCAGCTATGTGGTCGACGACTTCGCCCTGGTGCTCAAGGGCTTGTTCGTGGCCGCCGGTTACCTGGTGTTGTTGATGTCGGTGCAATACATCGAATCCGACCGCTACTACCAGGGCGAGTATTACTTCCTCCTGCTGATGTCGATCCTCGGGTCGGTCGTGATGGCCTCGGCCCGCGATCTCATCATCCTGTTCATCGGGCTCGAACTGGTCTCCGGACCGCTCTTCCTGCTGGCCGGTTGGCGCAAGGGGGATGCCCGGTCCAATGAGGCGTCGCTCAAGTACTTCCTGCTCGGCGTGCTGTCGGCGGCGATCATGCTCTACGGCATGTCGCTGCTCTACGGCGCCACCGGTGAGGTGACCTTCGACGGGATCCGGGAGGCGTCGGCCGGGTTGGTGGGCGAACCGCTGTTCATCGTGGCGGTGCTGTTCGTGGTGATCGGCTTCGCGTTCAAGGTCTCGGCCGTGCCGTTTCACTTCTGGGCGCCGGACACCTATGAGGGTGCTCCTACGCCCATCACCGCCTATCTCTCGGTGTCCTCGAAGGCGGCCGGATTCGTCGGTCTGCTGATCATCACGTACCGGGCGCTGCCCGAAGCTTCGGCGGTGTGGGGTCCGGCGCTCTGGATCATGGCCGTCCTCTCGATGACGGTCGCCAACCTCACTGCGCTGCGGCAGCAGAACATCGTCCGGCTGCTCGCATATTCTTCGATTGCCCAGGCCGGGTTCATGCTCGTTCCCTTCGCGGTGGCCGGCGTATCGAACGACCCGGACGCGTTGGAGGCTGCGTTCGCGGCAACGATCACCTATCTGATCATCTACGCCTTCATGAATCTCGGTGCGTTTGCCGTCGTCATCGCCGGGGCGCGCCGCACCCGCACAGGTGACATCGATGGTTGGGCCGGGTTCGGACGGTACTCACCCGGATTGGGGTTCCTGGCGGCCGTGTTCTTCTTCTCACTGGCCGGGATCCCGCCCCTGGCCGGTTGGTACGCCAAGTTCGTCATGTTCAGTTCGGCCCTCGGTGGAGGGAGCGTGTGGACCGGTCTCCTGGCGGCGATCGCCGCTGTGAACGCAGTTATCGCCTTCTACTACTACGCACGGGTCGTCAAGACCATCTGGATGGACGAGGCACCCGAAATGATTGAGAT